Proteins encoded in a region of the Rutidosis leptorrhynchoides isolate AG116_Rl617_1_P2 chromosome 9, CSIRO_AGI_Rlap_v1, whole genome shotgun sequence genome:
- the LOC139867937 gene encoding F-box/kelch-repeat protein At3g06240-like — protein MDPPSSKFRPFYTFGFGYGATTNDLKIFRFGDLDDPLWITCDVFDIKSSSWRGTSPKYPLKRNTHLWGEGIFLNDCLYWFISVIDFGILALDIKEMVFSNINLPSGKDDTKLYYSCADDDDQYVGVILGSLNGCLCMIDKKTDIGFELWMMKEEQGGVKINNPWSKARTFTFGLEYNYYFDNFHPMCILANGKILLTDGSNQFVIFDTSNDSFETVLNTLTNHNDSIRLVVIIEFMRLRSVEYVESLLSPLDLFAV, from the coding sequence ATGGATCCACCCTCTTCAAAATTTAGACCTTTCTATACTTTTGGATTTGGATATGGTGCAACGACAAACGACTTGAAGATTTTTAGATTTGGAGATCTTGACGATCCATTGTGGATTACTTGTGATGTCTTTGATATTAAAAGTAGTTCGTGGCGGGGCACTTCACCAAAGTACCCGCTCAAGAGAAATACTCACTTATGGGGTGAGGGTATATTTCTAAATGACTGTTTATATTGGTTTATTTCTGTTATCGATTTTGGGATCTTAGCTCTCGATATTAAGGAGATGGTGTTTTCGAATATAAATTTACCTAGTGGGAAAGATGATACTAAGTTGTACTATTCATGTGCAGATGATGATGATCAGTATGTTGGCGTAATTTTGGGTTCACTAAATGGATGCCTTTGCATGATAGACAAGAAGACGGATATTGGATTCGAGTTGTGGATGATGAAAGAAGAACAAGGAGGAGTCAAGATTAATAATCCATGGTCGAAAGCACGTACCTTTACATTCGGTCTGGAATATAACTACTATTTCGACAATTTCCACCCTATGTGTATTTTGGCTAATGGAAAAATTCTTTTGACTGATGGCTCAAACCAGTTTGTTATCTTTGATACGTCAAATGATTCATTTGAAACAGTATTAAATACTCTCACAAATCATAACGATTCGATAAGATTGGTCGTGATTATAGAATTCATGAGATTACGCTCGGTTGAGTATGTAGAAAGCTTGCTTTCACCATTAGATCTTTTTGCTGTTTAA
- the LOC139867938 gene encoding multiple organellar RNA editing factor 8, chloroplastic/mitochondrial-like: MAARVLFTANQTLISRISTTITPSSILPLIPVAASLHQAAPVVNNIRVLHTYQNGSLVMSADSIRSTPPPKKKIWLDGCDFELWLVVVDTPEDLPTRDALIYSYINILAKVVGSYDEARMKIYSVSIRGYYAFGARVSSDDSLKLQAIPGVRRVLPDSYVDVENKDYGGEPFIDGKAVPYDAKYHEEFDRNNAIARAKTMNRNRSLVMSSHSIRSKPSPKKKIWLDGCDFEHWLVVVKKPEGIPGVLRVLPDSYMDVENKDYGVTSRVVNEPSSSSSSARLEFTELKLGSVRA; encoded by the exons ATGGCAGCTCGTGTTCTCTTCACTGCAAACCAAACTCTAATTTCCCGTATCTCAACCACCATCACACCTTCCTCCATCCTCCCACTCATCCCTGTCGCCGCCAGTTTACATCAGGCAGCACCTGTTGTCAACAACATTCGTGTTTTACACACTTACCAGAACGGATCTTTGGTAATGTCTGCGGACTCTATCCGGTCGACACCTCCACCAAAGAAAAAGATTTGGCTTGATGGCTGTGATTTTGAACTTTGGCTTGTTGTCGTTGATACACCTGAAGATTTACCTACTCGAGATGCACTTATTTATTCGTATATCAATATTTTAGCAAAAGTTGTTGG TAGTTATGATGAAGCAAGAATGAAAATCTATTCAGTCTCGATTAGAGGTTATTATGCTTTTGGAGCACGCGTGTCGTCAGATGACTCTCTCAAGCTACAAG CAATACCCGGTGTTCGCCGGGTGCTACCGGATTCATATGTGGACGTAGAGAACAAAGACTATGGAG GGGAACCATTTATTGATGGGAAGGCTGTTCCTTATGATGCTAAGTACCATGAGGAGTTTGATAGAAATAATGCAATCGCTCGAGCCAAGACGATGAATAGGAACAGATCTTTGGTAATGTCCTCGCACTCTATCCGGTCGAAACCTTCACCAAAGAAAAAGATTTGGCTTGATGGCTGTGATTTTGAACATTGGCTTGTTGTCGTTAAAAAACCTGAAG GGATACCTGGTGTTCTTCGGGTGCTACCTGATTCATATATGGACGTAGAGAACAAAGACTATGGAG TTACAAGTAGGGTtgtaaacgagccgagctcgagctcgagctcggctcgtttggaATTCACAGAGCTCAAGCTCGGCTCGGTTCGAGCCTAA
- the LOC139867939 gene encoding F-box/kelch-repeat protein At3g06240-like — MHDDILNNILARLPGKSLLRFRCVSQHWNRLISDPSFMESRSRRMILLKHPTPFVVIDEKEAPSLKKIPSPFEEIISEYTRVSIVGTLKGIVILVVTDLCFHCHMYLYNPLTRASKLLDVMDPPSSKFRPFYTFGFGYGATTNDLKIFRFGDLDDPSWITCDVFDIKSSSWRGTSPKYRLKRNTHLWGEGIFLNDCLYWFISVIDFGILALDIKEMVFSNINLPSGKDATKLYYSCADDDDQYVGVILGSLNGCLCMIDKKTDIGFELWMMKEEQGVKINNPWSKAHTFTFGLEYNYYFDNFHPMCILANGKILLTDGSNQLSLISQMIHLKEYQILSQIITIR, encoded by the coding sequence ATGCACGATGACATTCTTAATAATATTCTTGCTCGACTTCCCGGTAAGTCTTTACTTCGGTTTAGATGCGTATCACAACATTGGAATCGTTTAATTTCAGATCCTTCTTTTATGGAATCGAGATCACGTCGAATGATTCTTCTCAAACACCCAACGCCTTTTGTCGTTATAGACGAAAAGGAAGCTCCTTCCCTAAAGAAAATTCCTTCTCCTTTTGAAGAAATTATTAGTGAGTATACAAGAGTCTCTATTGTTGGAACGCTCAAAGGCATAGTCATTTTAGTTGTTACTGATTTGTGCTTCCATTgtcatatgtatttatacaatccgTTAACCCGTGCATCCAAGTTACTAGATGTTATGGATCCACCCTCTTCAAAATTTAGACCTTTCTATACTTTTGGATTTGGATATGGTGCAACGACAAACGACTTGAAGATTTTTAGATTTGGAGATCTTGACGATCCCTCGTGGATTACTTGTGATGTCTTTGATATTAAAAGTAGTTCGTGGCGGGGCACTTCACCAAAGTACCGGCTCAAGAGAAATACTCACTTATGGGGTGAGGGTATATTTCTAAATGACTGTTTATATTGGTTTATTTCTGTTATCGATTTTGGGATCTTAGCTCTCGATATTAAGGAGATGGTGTTTTCGAATATAAATTTACCTAGTGGGAAAGATGCTACTAAGTTGTACTATTCATGTGCAGATGATGATGATCAGTATGTTGGCGTAATTTTGGGTTCACTAAATGGATGCCTTTGCATGATAGACAAGAAGACGGATATTGGATTCGAGTTGTGGATGATGAAAGAAGAACAAGGAGTCAAGATTAATAATCCATGGTCGAAAGCACATACCTTTACATTCGGTTTGGAATATAACTACTATTTCGACAATTTCCACCCTATGTGTATTTTGGCTAATGGAAAAATTCTTTTGACTGATGGCTCAAACCAGTTATCTTTGATAAGTCAAATGATTCATTTGAAAGAGTATCAAATACTCTCACAAATCATAACGATTCGATAA